In Nostocoides sp. HKS02, the DNA window CTCCACCAGGTGGTCGCGAACCTGCTCGCGAACGCGCGGACGCACACGCCCGCCGGCACACGGGTCACCACCTCGGTCAGCACCGAGAACGGCTGGGTGCGGGTCATCGTGGCCGACAACGGTCCGGGTGTGCCGAAGTCCTTGCAGCGCAACGTCTTCCAGCGGTTCACGCGCGGCGACGACTCGCGCAACCGCGCCGCCGGGTCCACCGGCCTCGGGCTGAGCATCGTGGACGCCGTGGCGCGTTCACACGGTGGCACGGTCGAGCTGACCAGCACGCCGGGCGACACCACGTTCACGGTGCTGCTCCCCGTGCACTGACGGCTGCCCTGGGCTCTCCCGCCACCTCATCAGCGCACCTCAGCAGGGGCACAGTAACCGCACAGCACCCGGCCGGACCGTGGTGGCCATGGACACGACGACCCTCTCCCGCGACACGGCACCCGAAGCACCGGACGCGACCGGCAACCACCACGAAGCGGTGCCCGCGGACACCTCGGCATCACGGACTCCCACCCGGATCCAGCGTGTGTGGCGCGGCTCGGACCAGGACCCGTCCTGGGCCCGTCCGGCGCTGCTCGGGCTGCTCTTCGCCACGGCCCTGCTCTACGTCTACAACCTCACCTCGAGTGGCTACGCCAACTCGTTCTACTCGGCTGCGGTGCAGGCCGGCAGCGCCAGCTGGAAGGCGTTCTTCTTCGGTTCCTCCGACGCGGGGAACTCCATCACCGTCGACAAGCCCCCGGCCTCGCTGTGGATCATGGCCCTGTCGGTGCGCGCCTTCGGCCTGAGCTCGTTCAGCATCCTCATGCCCGAGGTGCTCATGGGGGTCGCCACCGTCGGTGTCGTGTACGCCACGGTCAAGCGACACTTCGGTGCGGCGGCGGGGCTCATCGGCGGTCTGGTCATGGCCCTGACCCCGGTCGCCGTCCTGATGTTCCGCTTCAACAACCCCGACGCGCTCCTGGTCCTGCTCATGGCGATGGGCGCGTGGGCGACGATGAAGTCGATCGAGCAGGGCAGCGCCAGGTGGTTCGCCATCGTCGGCTTCTTCATCGGCCTCGGCTTCCTCACCAAGGCCCTCCAGGTGTTCCTCGTGGTGCCCGCCTTCGGCCTCGCCTACGTGCTGTTCGCCGCCACCACGCTGCGTCGCCGGATCCTGGGTGCCCTCGTTGGCGCCGCTTCGATGGTGCTCAGCGCGGGCTGGTGGGTCGCGGTCGTCGAGCTCGTGCCGGCGAGCATGCGGCCGTACATCGGTGGTTCGCAGGACAACTCGTTCCTCTCGGTCACGTTCGGCTACAACGGTCTTGGTCGCATCAGCGGCAACGAGACCGGCTCGGTCGGCGGTGGCAACGGTTGGGGGACGCCCGGGCTCCTGCGCATGTTCTCCAGCTCGGTCGGCGGCCAGATCTCCTGGCTGATCCCCTCGGCGGCCATCCTCGGCCTGGTCGGGCTCGGCCTGCGCGGACGCGCACCGCGCACCGATCTGCGCCGCGCGGCATACGTCGTCTGGGGCGGGTGGCTGCTCGTCACCGCATTGACCTTCTCGCTCATGGCCGGCATCTTCCACGAGTACTACACCGTGGCCCTCGCGCCGGCGATCGCCGCCCTCGTGGGCATGGGCGCCGCCGAGGCGTGGGCTCACCGGGCGAAGGCGATCGGTGCGGTCACCCTCTCGGCCGCCACCGCCGCGGCAGCGATCTGGTCGTTCGTCCTGCTCACCCGCACCGACTGGACCAGCCTGGTGCGCATCTCGATCCTCACCCTGGGGATGGCGAGTGCGCTGCTGCTGCTGGCGATCAGCCGGTTGCACTCCCGGTTCGTGCCGGCAGTCGTCGCCGGTGCGCTGGTCGCCGCCCTGGCCGGGCCTGCGGCCTACAGCGCACAGACGGTCAGCACCGGCCACACGGGCTCGATCGTCACCGCCGGTCCGAGCACCGGCCGCGGTGGCCCAGGCGGTGGCGGGCCAGGCGGTATGCCGGGCGGCGCGCGCGGCACTCTCGGTGCACCCCCGCAGGGCGCCACGGGCCGAGGCGCCGGCGGTGCGGGCGGCGCGTTGGGCGGACTGCTGGACGCCTCCACCCCGAACACCGAGGTGGCCTCGGCCTTGTCCGCCAACGCATCCTCGTACCGCTGGGTCGCGGCGGCCATCGGTTCGCAGAACGCGGCGGGTCTGCAGTTGGGCACCGGTCTGCCCGTGATGGCCATCGGTGGGTTCAACGGCAGCGACCCGTCGCCGACCCTCGCCCAGTTCCAGCAGTACGTCTCCTCGGGCGAGATCCACTACTTCGCGGCGGGGAACGGCACCGGCGGGATGGGTGGCGGCCCCGGCGGCGGGATGGGTGGCGGGACGGGCAGCTCGGGGACTGGATCGCAGATCTCCGCCTGGGTCAGCGCCAACTTCACCCAGGTGAGCATCGGCGGCTCGACCTTCTACGACCTGACCCAGCCGTTGACGGCCAGCTCGACCGCGGCCTCGACTGCCTCCACCCAGAACACCTGAGGACCACGCCGTGCAGTCGCCGGTTCTGGAGGTCGTCATCCCGGTCCACAACGAGCAGCACACGGTCGCAGCCAGTGTCCGCAGGCTGCACGACCACCTGGTCCAGACCTTCCCGTACCCGTTCCGGATCACGGTGGCCGACAACGCCAGCACCGACGCGACCGCCGTGGTCGCGTCGGAGCTGGCGGCCACGCTGCCCGACGTGGAGGTCGTCGTCATGGCTCAGAAGGGACGTGGCAGGGCGCTCAAGCAGGTCTGGCTGGCCTCGGACGCGCCGATCCTCGCCTACATGGACGTGGACCTGTCGACCGACCTCGACGCCGTGTGGCCCCTGATCGCACCCCTGATGTCCGGACACTCGGACCTCGCCATCGGGTCGCGCCTGGCACGTGGCGCGCGAGTGGTGCGCGGGGCCCGACGTGAGGTCGTCTCGCGCTGCTACAACCTCGTGCTCCGGGGAGTGCTCGGGGCGAGGTTCAGCGACGCGCAGTGCGGCTTCAAGGCGATCCGGGCCGACGTGGCGGCGGAGCTGCTGCCCCTGGCGGAGGACACGAGCTGGTTCTTCGACACCGAGCTGCTGGTCCTCGCCGAGCGCTCGGGCCTGCGGATCCACGAGGTGCCGGTCGACTGGTTCGACGACCCCGACTCTCGGGTCGACGTGGTCGGCACCGCCCTCGACGACCTGCGAGGTGTATGGCGACTCCGGCGCGGGCTGTCCGCTGGCCGCCTCCCGGTGGCTGAGCTGGCGTCCCGGCTCGGACGCGGCCGGCCGGGCTCTTCGACCTGGGTGCAGGTCCGGCGCTTTGCCGTCGTCGGGTCCCTGACCACGGGAGTCCACCTCGGGCTGTTCGCGACCCTGCACGGCGCCCTCGGGTCGCAGACCGCCAACCTCCTCGCACTGCTCGTCGCCACCCTGGTGAACACGGCCCTGAACCGGCGCTGGACGTT includes these proteins:
- a CDS encoding glycosyltransferase family 39 protein is translated as MDTTTLSRDTAPEAPDATGNHHEAVPADTSASRTPTRIQRVWRGSDQDPSWARPALLGLLFATALLYVYNLTSSGYANSFYSAAVQAGSASWKAFFFGSSDAGNSITVDKPPASLWIMALSVRAFGLSSFSILMPEVLMGVATVGVVYATVKRHFGAAAGLIGGLVMALTPVAVLMFRFNNPDALLVLLMAMGAWATMKSIEQGSARWFAIVGFFIGLGFLTKALQVFLVVPAFGLAYVLFAATTLRRRILGALVGAASMVLSAGWWVAVVELVPASMRPYIGGSQDNSFLSVTFGYNGLGRISGNETGSVGGGNGWGTPGLLRMFSSSVGGQISWLIPSAAILGLVGLGLRGRAPRTDLRRAAYVVWGGWLLVTALTFSLMAGIFHEYYTVALAPAIAALVGMGAAEAWAHRAKAIGAVTLSAATAAAAIWSFVLLTRTDWTSLVRISILTLGMASALLLLAISRLHSRFVPAVVAGALVAALAGPAAYSAQTVSTGHTGSIVTAGPSTGRGGPGGGGPGGMPGGARGTLGAPPQGATGRGAGGAGGALGGLLDASTPNTEVASALSANASSYRWVAAAIGSQNAAGLQLGTGLPVMAIGGFNGSDPSPTLAQFQQYVSSGEIHYFAAGNGTGGMGGGPGGGMGGGTGSSGTGSQISAWVSANFTQVSIGGSTFYDLTQPLTASSTAASTASTQNT
- a CDS encoding glycosyltransferase — translated: MQSPVLEVVIPVHNEQHTVAASVRRLHDHLVQTFPYPFRITVADNASTDATAVVASELAATLPDVEVVVMAQKGRGRALKQVWLASDAPILAYMDVDLSTDLDAVWPLIAPLMSGHSDLAIGSRLARGARVVRGARREVVSRCYNLVLRGVLGARFSDAQCGFKAIRADVAAELLPLAEDTSWFFDTELLVLAERSGLRIHEVPVDWFDDPDSRVDVVGTALDDLRGVWRLRRGLSAGRLPVAELASRLGRGRPGSSTWVQVRRFAVVGSLTTGVHLGLFATLHGALGSQTANLLALLVATLVNTALNRRWTFEVQGSGTVRHQVQGLAVFAITWLMTASALGLLHTVDAAPTTVAATTVVALATAGSTIVRFVAMRSWMFRSPQSSSRTNVPPSSSNTTTPVQSEPSTEPLHTVTSP